The Phyllopteryx taeniolatus isolate TA_2022b chromosome 9, UOR_Ptae_1.2, whole genome shotgun sequence genome contains a region encoding:
- the ccdc174 gene encoding coiled-coil domain-containing protein 174 encodes MDKKRPFDVTASSLVDLKAELYRKQEQFKQQRLGQESASTGHKPKPKVKKPNVWVKQNSGISARAEKDAEQLAEEQRSLDNAKSKLEEKAKLYEEMTKGNFPDEETEGLFLVDFAQKILDKRRETHLQKDTGSEEEETGRLSPMPPPQNPDEEWVDFVDALGRSRRCMKKDLPDFMKMDHEFKGNGKVSADLLSEDMRRELQRQEWEREEEEAMKKPVGPIHYEDIRAQEARELGVGYFAFSHDEEHRRKQRETLDMLRDQTTDQRSKRERLKEKKKDILQARLAKIKQRKLKAKGGIVEEEQLEEENKDEDVLVPSPQPRDPPEVSRVKKVEVEIQERRDTKPGVPHVREWDRGKESMFSEWKSRRQSERDSEFAPPSAYFTDQKRPRPAKTQIPEKKNPQMSFTWAQVPSGSTESQDDDPRPPPTAAPPYPSPPQNPPTQPQPPPPCRPPAPPANLQYPLPPFYPPFAPPHFIHPAYPFPHFPLHYQNQYPPQCPSPMPSQFQPQVPHQPTVPNQPHLPPKPTEPSQPEAPPQPSQSDQAQQPPQSPSQSLDDMLSFYRNAT; translated from the exons atggataaaaaaagaccatttgaCGTGACTGCCTCTTCG CTGGTGGACCTTAAAGCTGAGCTGTACAGAAAGCAGGAACAATTCAAACAGCAGCGACTTGGACAAGAAAGTGCTAGCACTGGACACAAACCAAAACCCAAAGTTAAG AAACCAAATGTCTGGGTCAAGCAAAACTCTGGCATTTCGGCAAGAGCTGAGAAAGATGCGGAGCAGCTGGCTGAGGAGCAGAGAAGCTTGGATAATGCAAA GAGCAAGCTGGAGGAGAAAGCCAAACTGTACGAAGAGATGACAAAAGGAAACTTTCCAG ATGAAGAAACTGAGGGGTTGTTCCTAGTGGACTTTGCACAGAAGATTCTTGACAAAAGAAGAGAGACGCACTTACAGAAGGACACTGGCAGTGAGGAGGAGGAAACGGGCAGGTTGTCCCCTATGCCTCCTCCTCAGAACCCAGATGAAGAATG GGTGGACTTTGTGGATGCTTTGGGACGATCTCGAAGGTGTATGAAGAAAGACTTGCCAGATTTTATGAAAATGGACCACGAATTCAAGGGAAATGG AAAAGTCTCCGCTGACTTGCTGTCAGAGGACATGCGCAGAGAGCTGCAAAGACAAGAGTGGGAACGAGAAGAAGAGGAAGCCATGAAGAAGCCAGTTGGACCCATCCACTACGAGGACATCAGGGCTCAAG AGGCTCGGGAGCTTGGCGTGGGCTACTTTGCCTTCTCTCACGACGAGGAGCACCGCAGAAAGCAGAGGGAGACTCTGGACATGCTCAGGGATCAG ACGACCGACCAGCGGAGCAAGAGAGAGCGactgaaagagaagaagaaggacaTTCTGCAGGCACGGCTGGCCAAAATAAAGCAGAGGAAGCTGAAGGCCAAGGGCGGTATTGTAGAGGAAGAGCAGCTTGAGGAGGAGAATAAAG ACGAGGACGTGCTGGTGCCCTCGCCTCAACCCAGGGATCCACCAGAGGTCAGCAGAGTGAAGAAGGTGGAAGTGGAGATTCAGGAAAGAAGGGACACCAAACCTGGAGTCCCTCATGTCCGAGAGTGGGACAGAGGCAAAG agTCCATGTTTAGTGAGTGGAAAAGCCGGCGCCAGTCAGAGCGAGATTCGGAGTTTGCACCTCCCTCTGCATACTTTACCGACCAGAAGCGCCCAAGACCCGCAAAGACTCAAATACCAGAGAAGAAAAATCCCCAAATGTCTTTCACGTGGGCACAAGTCCCAAGTGGGAGCACTGAAAGCCAGGATGATGATCCACGCCCTCCccccacagctgcccctccATATCCTTCGCCACCACAAAATCCTCCAACCCAGCCACAGCCTCCGCCCCCATGTCGCCCTCCAGCTCCCCCCGCCAACCTCCAGTACCCCCTTCCTCCTTTTTACCCTCCATTTGCTCCTCCACACTTTATCCACCCAGCTTACCCATTTCCTCACTTTCCCCTACACTACCAAAACCAGTATCCCCCTCAGTGTCCATCCCCAATGCCGAGCCAGTTCCAGCCACAGGTGCCCCACCAACCCACTGTGCCCAACCAGCCCCACCTGCCACCCAAACCCACAGAGCCCAGCCAGCCTGAGGCACCTCCTCAACCAAGTCAGTCTGACCAGGCTCAGCAGCCACCTCAGAGTCCCTCCCAAAGTCTGGACGACATGCTGTCCTTCTATAGGAATGCCACCTGA